From Vigna unguiculata cultivar IT97K-499-35 chromosome 5, ASM411807v1, whole genome shotgun sequence, the proteins below share one genomic window:
- the LOC114183145 gene encoding F-box/LRR-repeat protein 4 has protein sequence MENSLYDELLQEIFQKLPPSSSSSSVALVCKRWLRLYRSSTTSLSLRLTPQSSLTVSSLSSFLSHHPFLSSFSLSLSPPFSLSPQILSLISSSCSNLLALSLDPTPLSLSSLIFISTSFPRLTSLCITLPRPLFLNWVLSFPCLKQLSISLSSDQGNPGGVNSDEESQDFDAELGLESLSVVGIRSDDWGLGWLWRRCTKLKRLKLQSCQGIGGPYSSFVRCLHGIHEIELRTCRSVVYGVLLELLEHCHSLDFLLVHDGGSREGLLQFLTQCRSNVCKFDLRLPLDLNNDHLLAMAANFNKLTSLRLQSCCLVTGQGLKVLAGACGGLEELALVNCDVIEREPGLLATLGQHLRQLRKLDLSHNEMLVDKEFVSMLVSCIRLIDLRVRGCKGLTSVAVVSMLRSCKHLQNLDVMHCFGIDSEGIELFVKNSSRLRRMEVEGSKLSDAAKTWASSKFIEVVV, from the coding sequence ATGGAGAACAGCCTCTACGATGAGTTGTTGCaagaaattttccagaaactccctccttcttcttcctcctcctccgtGGCCCTCGTCTGCAAGCGGTGGCTCCGCCTCTACCGTTCCTCCACAACCTCCCTCTCCCTCCGCCTCACCCCACAATCCTCTCTCACCGTCTCTTCTCTCTCCTCCTTCCTCTCCCACCACCCTTTCCTCTCCTccttctctctctccctctctccaCCCTTCTCTCTGTCCCCACAAATCCTCTCCCTCATCTCTTCCTCCTGCTCCAACCTCCTCGCTCTTTCTCTCGACCCCAcccctctttctctctcctcccTTATTTTTATCTCCACCTCCTTTCCCCGTCTTACGTCCCTCTGCATCACCCTCCCCAGGCCCCTATTTCTCAACTGGGTTCTCTCCTTCCCCTGTCTCAAACAATTGTCCATATCCCTCTCCTCTGACCAAGGGAATCCAGGTGGGGTCAACAGCGATGAAGAAAGCCAAGACTTTGACGCCGAATTGGGGTTGGAGAGTCTTTCTGTGGTGGGGATTCGCAGCGATGATTGGGGGCTGGGTTGGTTGTGGAGGAGATGCACCAAGCTTAAGAGACTGAAGCTTCAGAGTTGCCAGGGTATCGGAGGGCCTTACTCGTCTTTCGTCAGGTGCTTGCACGGGATTCATGAAATTGAGCTCAGAACTTGCAGGAGTGTGGTGTACGGGGTTCTCTTGGAGCTTCTGGAACATTGCCACTCCCTAGATTTTCTCTTGGTTCATGATGGTGGTAGCAGAGAGGGACTGCTGCAATTTTTAACTCAGTGCCGCTCCAATGTTTGCAAATTCGACCTCCGTCTCCCTCTGGACCTCAACAACGACCATCTCTTAGCGATGGCCGCCAACTTCAATAAGCTCACCAGTCTCAGGCTTCAAAGCTGTTGCCTTGTTACCGGGCAGGGGCTGAAGGTCCTCGCCGGAGCTTGCGGCGGCCTTGAGGAACTGGCCCTGGTGAACTGTGACGTGATTGAGAGGGAGCCTGGGCTGCTTGCCACTCTGGGCCAGCATTTGAGGCAGTTGAGGAAGCTGGACTTGTCGCATAACGAAATGTTGGTTGACAAGGAGTTTGTTTCGATGCTGGTTTCGTGCATTCGTTTGATTGATTTGAGAGTGAGAGGGTGTAAGGGTCTCACTAGTGTTGCTGTGGTTTCCATGCTTAGGAGCTGCAAACACCTTCAAAATCTGGATGTTATGCACTGTTTCGGAATAGACTCTGAGGGGATTGAACTGTTTGTTAAGAATTCTTCTCGTTTGAGGAGAATGGAAGTTGAGGGGAGCAAGCTCTCTGATGCTGCCAAAACGTGGGCATCCAGTAAGTTTATTGAAGTTGTTGTGTGA